In Rhododendron vialii isolate Sample 1 chromosome 9a, ASM3025357v1, the following are encoded in one genomic region:
- the LOC131301328 gene encoding uncharacterized protein LOC131301328 produces MAMNDQCVLCSASVENHEHLVFQCPFSSQLWKALQKDLRPQCPVTSLPQIMDWMIQVDRGSLFSCLFSKVALAALLYHVWGERNSRIFKGYGITVQQLEIKVRTDIRACVSSWRRIKRSSPNIALCSWWNIPFRVFGSL; encoded by the coding sequence TAGAAAACCATGAACACCTCGTCTTTCAGTGTCCTTTCTCTTCTCAACTTTGGAAAGCCTTGCAAAAGGACCTGAGGCCTCAATGTCCTGTTACTAGTTTGCCTCAAATTATGGACTGGATGATTCAAGTTGATAGGGGTTCtctgttttcttgtttgttttcaaaGGTTGCTCTTGCAGCTCTTTTGTACCATGTTTGGGGAGAAAGGAATAGCAGAATCTTCAAAGGTTATGGGATTACTGTGCAGCAATTGGAAATCAAAGTGCGAACTGATATCCGAGCTTGTGTGAGCTCCTGGAGGAGAATTAAGAGGTCAAGTCCTAACATAGCTCTCTGTTCTTGGTGGAATATCCCATTTAGAGTTTTTGGCAGTCTGTAA